Proteins from a single region of Desulfolutivibrio sulfoxidireducens:
- the hemA gene encoding glutamyl-tRNA reductase, whose translation MQDNIHLFGLNHKTADVEVREAFALADGGILERALLSRDGPIREALVLSTCNRVEILVSGAPGTDPGPMVLSRWAGHCNRDGARLAPHIYAHSGRDAVEHVFRVASGLDSMVLGEPQILGQMKDAYRRAVESGSTGVILNRLLHKAFSTAKKVRTATGIGASAVSISYAAVELAKRIFGETAGKKAMLIGAGEMAELAATHLLTAGISHLFVANRTLSRAQELAERFKGTAIPFEDLAGRLVEADIVISSTGAPQAIIRAKDIRDVLKKRRQRPMFFIDIAVPRDIDPDVNSLDNVYLYDIDDLREVVEENLAQRKEEATRAGEIVREQVESFSHWLKALDLSPTIVDVLRHGEDIAHRELCKTIRRLGPDVTPETAKALERLAVSISHKILHEPIVFLKRRSRENAGERFIDLIRRIFDLDREVIPEDAHSRDEAPAECDHEETISNKASAPCVPTSSRN comes from the coding sequence ATGCAAGACAACATCCATCTGTTCGGATTAAACCACAAGACGGCGGACGTGGAGGTGCGCGAGGCCTTCGCCCTGGCCGACGGCGGCATCCTCGAACGAGCCCTGTTGTCCCGGGACGGCCCCATCCGCGAGGCCCTGGTCCTGTCCACCTGCAACCGGGTGGAGATCCTGGTGTCCGGCGCGCCCGGGACCGACCCCGGCCCCATGGTGCTGTCGCGCTGGGCCGGCCACTGTAACCGGGACGGGGCCCGGCTTGCCCCGCACATCTATGCCCACTCCGGGCGGGACGCCGTGGAACACGTCTTCCGGGTGGCCTCGGGCCTGGATTCCATGGTCCTGGGCGAGCCCCAGATACTGGGGCAGATGAAGGACGCCTACCGCCGGGCCGTGGAGAGCGGGTCCACGGGCGTGATCCTCAACCGGCTTTTGCACAAGGCCTTCTCCACGGCCAAAAAGGTGCGCACGGCCACGGGCATCGGGGCCAGCGCCGTATCCATCAGCTATGCGGCCGTGGAACTGGCCAAACGCATCTTCGGGGAGACCGCCGGGAAAAAGGCCATGCTCATCGGCGCGGGCGAGATGGCCGAGCTGGCCGCCACCCATCTTCTGACCGCGGGCATCTCGCACCTTTTCGTGGCCAACCGGACCCTCTCCCGGGCACAGGAACTGGCCGAACGTTTCAAGGGCACGGCCATCCCCTTCGAGGACCTGGCCGGCCGCCTGGTCGAGGCCGACATCGTCATCAGTTCCACCGGCGCGCCCCAGGCCATCATCCGGGCCAAGGACATACGGGACGTGCTGAAAAAAAGACGTCAGCGGCCCATGTTTTTCATCGACATCGCCGTACCCCGGGACATCGATCCCGACGTCAACAGCCTCGACAACGTCTATCTCTACGACATCGACGACCTGCGCGAGGTGGTGGAGGAAAACCTGGCCCAGCGCAAGGAGGAGGCCACCCGGGCCGGGGAGATCGTCAGGGAGCAGGTGGAAAGTTTCTCCCACTGGCTGAAGGCCCTTGACCTCAGCCCCACGATCGTGGATGTTTTGCGTCATGGGGAGGACATCGCCCACCGGGAACTGTGCAAGACCATCCGGCGCCTCGGTCCGGACGTCACGCCGGAGACCGCGAAGGCCCTGGAGCGCCTGGCCGTGTCCATCAGCCACAAGATCCTCCACGAACCCATTGTCTTTCTCAAACGCCGCTCCAGGGAAAACGCGGGCGAACGGTTCATCGACCTGATCCGCAGAATCTTCGACCTGGACCGCGAGGTCATTCCCGAAGACGCCCACAGTCGCGACGAAGCCCCGGCGGAGTGCGACCACGAGGAAACCATATCCAACAAAGCGAGTGCGCCATGCGTTCCTACCTCATCGAGGAACTGA
- a CDS encoding menaquinone biosynthetic enzyme MqnA/MqnD family protein, whose translation MSQHTLRIGRIAYLNVWPLFTLLAPHLENDPRVTCVSGHPSELNAALRRGDIDVAPASAFAYLRDPDGFRLLPDLSIAAAVAPIQSVLLVSPVPVDGLADYLRRTGDTVLLSRASASSNALLRVLWRHHWKLPEPRFEMIAPGTGLATDRPFVEIGDTALAHYLRPPEGRQVIDLGQAWFDFTGMPFVFATWIVRDGLDEARATTLGGLWRELARIKGELPRLLEGLVDSGGRPPWIAAGDLAAYLRGVSYDLGPVGQASLLLFGHHCRELGLIPAVPGLRWQEV comes from the coding sequence ATGTCGCAGCACACCTTGCGTATCGGCCGCATCGCCTACCTGAACGTCTGGCCGCTTTTCACCCTGCTGGCCCCTCACCTTGAAAACGACCCGCGCGTCACCTGCGTCTCGGGGCACCCCTCCGAACTCAACGCCGCCCTGCGCCGGGGGGACATCGACGTGGCCCCGGCCTCGGCCTTCGCCTACCTGCGCGATCCGGACGGGTTCCGGCTCCTGCCGGACCTAAGCATCGCCGCCGCCGTGGCCCCCATCCAGAGCGTGCTGCTGGTCAGCCCGGTCCCCGTGGACGGGTTGGCGGACTATCTGCGGCGAACCGGAGACACCGTGCTCCTGTCCCGGGCCTCGGCCAGTTCCAACGCCCTGCTCCGGGTTTTATGGCGCCATCACTGGAAGCTGCCCGAGCCCCGCTTCGAGATGATCGCCCCCGGAACGGGCCTGGCCACGGACCGGCCCTTCGTGGAGATCGGGGACACGGCCCTGGCCCACTACCTCCGCCCCCCCGAGGGCCGGCAGGTCATCGACCTGGGGCAGGCCTGGTTCGATTTCACCGGGATGCCCTTCGTGTTCGCCACCTGGATCGTCCGGGACGGCCTGGACGAGGCCCGGGCGACGACCCTTGGCGGCCTGTGGCGCGAGCTTGCGCGCATAAAAGGGGAACTGCCCAGACTGCTCGAGGGGCTGGTCGACTCCGGCGGACGTCCGCCGTGGATAGCGGCCGGGGATCTGGCGGCCTACCTGCGCGGGGTAAGCTACGATCTGGGACCGGTGGGGCAGGCCTCGCTGCTGCTTTTCGGCCACCATTGCCGGGAGCTTGGCCTCATCCCGGCCGTACCGGGACTTCGCTGGCAGGAGGTGTGA
- the miaA gene encoding tRNA (adenosine(37)-N6)-dimethylallyltransferase MiaA encodes MSAIPVVCLLGATGTGKTEAGIRLAEAFRGAVINFDSRQIYRDLPIVTAQPTPVERARCPHLLYGFLPATSQKSAGSFARLVDACVARVRKKGLVPILVGGTGLYLRAVLEGLAPIPDVPAEVRRAVGEDWSRYGAQAMHARLAAVDPLSASRIAPADRQRVTRALEVHAATGRTLSDWHRMGDGQRPAYAPVKIGLSVPVADLPARLARRIEAMVDMGAVWEVARAARRYPGGARALSGIGCAEIMGYLAGETDMETAKALWLKNTRAYAKRQGTWFRKEHDVAWFDPNDHEGMAALVRGRLSSWTETSG; translated from the coding sequence GTGTCCGCCATCCCCGTCGTCTGCCTTCTGGGGGCCACCGGCACGGGCAAGACCGAGGCGGGCATCCGGCTGGCCGAGGCCTTTCGCGGGGCGGTGATCAATTTCGATTCCCGGCAGATCTACCGGGATCTGCCCATCGTCACCGCCCAGCCCACACCCGTCGAACGGGCGCGCTGCCCGCACCTGCTGTACGGTTTTTTGCCCGCGACCTCCCAGAAAAGCGCCGGGAGCTTCGCCCGGCTGGTCGACGCCTGCGTGGCCCGGGTCCGGAAAAAGGGCCTCGTGCCCATCCTGGTGGGGGGGACGGGGTTGTATCTGCGGGCCGTCCTTGAGGGCCTGGCGCCCATTCCGGATGTCCCGGCCGAGGTACGCCGGGCGGTCGGCGAGGACTGGTCCCGGTACGGCGCCCAGGCCATGCACGCCAGGCTGGCCGCCGTCGATCCACTGAGCGCCTCCCGCATCGCCCCGGCTGACCGGCAGAGAGTGACCAGGGCCCTGGAGGTCCACGCGGCCACGGGCCGGACCTTAAGCGACTGGCATCGGATGGGCGATGGCCAGCGGCCGGCCTATGCCCCGGTAAAAATCGGACTGAGCGTGCCGGTGGCGGATCTCCCGGCGCGCCTGGCCCGGCGCATCGAGGCCATGGTCGACATGGGGGCCGTTTGGGAGGTGGCCAGGGCGGCCAGGCGCTATCCCGGCGGGGCCAGGGCCTTAAGCGGCATCGGCTGCGCGGAGATCATGGGCTATCTGGCCGGGGAGACGGACATGGAGACGGCGAAAGCCCTGTGGCTCAAAAATACCCGGGCCTACGCCAAACGCCAGGGGACCTGGTTTCGCAAGGAACACGACGTGGCCTGGTTTGACCCAAACGACCATGAAGGCATGGCCGCGCTTGTCCGCGGGCGGCTTTCCTCCTGGACCGAGACCTCTGGATGA
- a CDS encoding acyltransferase family protein: MSTRARIDPLIARRFDVLKLLLAVAVVMIHAEKGILAYLPEPPLALRAVTALLGHNLLQVSVPLFFAISGYLLFTTFMPSSAAYARMVGKKARGILFPFLFFNLVCIVIILVFRKIPYIGDFNMVHRRGFVELLIGWHGFPANYTLWFLRDLFILFVFAPFFLVLARELPVVGLVALFLLWNLIPNGCVGLLDLRGVVFFQLGCVLAVTRVPLGQMRGHPVLFCVLYPAALVFGTWAELTHFDPVIAGYVRNAGQALGILLLWRLSDYPVLRDNRALLRLSVYAFFLYLLHEPTLSWIIYFSRYVFVPSGTVTGVVYYFLTGFLTVAVALGLGVLLARFAPAVYGLLTGSRGPATR, encoded by the coding sequence ATGTCCACCCGTGCCCGCATCGATCCGCTCATCGCCAGACGGTTTGACGTCCTCAAGCTCCTGCTTGCCGTCGCCGTGGTCATGATCCATGCCGAAAAGGGCATCCTGGCCTATCTGCCCGAGCCGCCGTTGGCCCTGCGGGCGGTGACCGCCCTGTTGGGGCACAATCTGCTCCAGGTGTCCGTTCCCCTGTTTTTCGCCATCTCGGGGTATCTGCTTTTTACGACGTTTATGCCCTCGTCCGCGGCGTATGCGCGCATGGTGGGCAAGAAAGCGCGAGGCATCCTGTTCCCGTTTCTTTTCTTCAATCTCGTGTGCATCGTCATCATCCTTGTCTTTCGCAAGATTCCCTATATCGGCGATTTCAACATGGTCCATCGGCGGGGCTTCGTGGAGCTGTTGATCGGGTGGCACGGCTTTCCGGCCAACTACACGTTGTGGTTTTTGCGGGACCTGTTCATCTTGTTCGTGTTTGCCCCGTTTTTTTTGGTATTGGCCAGGGAACTGCCGGTGGTGGGCCTCGTGGCGCTTTTCCTCCTGTGGAATCTCATTCCGAATGGCTGCGTGGGGTTGCTGGATCTTCGCGGGGTGGTGTTTTTCCAACTGGGGTGCGTTCTGGCCGTGACCAGGGTCCCCCTTGGCCAGATGCGCGGTCATCCCGTGCTGTTCTGCGTGCTCTATCCGGCCGCTCTGGTGTTCGGGACCTGGGCCGAACTGACCCATTTCGATCCCGTGATCGCGGGATATGTCCGAAACGCCGGCCAGGCCCTGGGAATCCTTCTTCTCTGGCGGCTTTCGGACTATCCGGTCCTGCGGGACAACCGCGCCCTGTTGCGCCTGTCGGTGTATGCCTTTTTCCTGTATCTGCTGCACGAGCCCACCCTGTCCTGGATCATCTATTTCTCGCGCTACGTCTTTGTGCCAAGCGGGACCGTCACCGGCGTTGTCTATTATTTTCTGACGGGATTTCTCACCGTGGCCGTGGCGCTCGGCCTGGGTGTCCTGCTGGCGCGTTTCGCCCCGGCGGTTTATGGTCTGCTCACGGGGTCTCGGGGCCCCGCGACCCGATGA
- the coaD gene encoding pantetheine-phosphate adenylyltransferase has product MANPNGCVAIYPGTFDPLTNGHVSLVRRALKIFGTIIVAVAADSGKTPLFSRDERVAIAEEVFGDEPQVMVEGFDGLLVNYVEKRRADVIVRGLRAVSDFEYEFQLALMNRRLKRHIETVFIMTDYRWLYISSTIIKEAVRLGGDIRGLVPRLVLERLCERYGVPLPRGPVEGE; this is encoded by the coding sequence ATGGCAAACCCGAACGGATGCGTGGCCATCTACCCCGGAACCTTCGATCCCCTGACCAACGGGCATGTCTCCCTGGTGCGTCGGGCGCTCAAGATCTTTGGCACGATCATAGTGGCCGTGGCCGCGGATTCCGGGAAAACACCGCTTTTTTCCCGGGATGAACGAGTGGCCATCGCCGAGGAGGTGTTCGGCGACGAACCCCAGGTCATGGTCGAGGGTTTCGACGGCCTGTTGGTGAACTATGTGGAGAAGCGCCGGGCCGACGTCATCGTGCGCGGACTGCGGGCCGTGTCCGACTTCGAATACGAATTCCAGTTGGCCCTCATGAACCGGCGGCTCAAGCGCCACATCGAGACCGTGTTCATCATGACCGACTACCGCTGGCTGTACATTTCCTCGACCATCATCAAGGAGGCGGTCCGCCTGGGCGGGGACATCCGTGGATTGGTGCCCCGCCTGGTCCTGGAGCGTCTGTGCGAGCGCTACGGCGTGCCCCTGCCCCGGGGACCGGTGGAAGGCGAATAA
- a CDS encoding cytochrome C assembly family protein, translating into MTLGSILFFSVLGLYLAGTALYLSGAMWRMDGLRRAGNMAAIFGFVLHTACLGLSLREEAGGMLLRSEFYFSLLAWSLLLIFFFLWWRLRMDFLGLLTSPLALILFLSSQAVGGARPLPETLSGLFFGLHIGSLFLAISLLAMACATGTGYLYLERKIKTKEKLTGFARAMPSLSTFDRANQWAVTGGFPLYTLGLVSGFLWAKLTWHSIFSWDPKEVVAIFIWLLFAFLFHQRLFMGWRGRKTAWLAIWVFSLSIVSMLVINFFMPTHHSFAS; encoded by the coding sequence ATGACGCTCGGTAGCATCCTGTTCTTCTCGGTGCTGGGCCTGTATCTGGCCGGCACGGCGCTGTACCTGTCCGGGGCCATGTGGCGCATGGACGGACTTCGCCGGGCCGGCAACATGGCCGCGATTTTTGGGTTCGTCCTGCATACGGCCTGCCTGGGGCTGTCCCTGCGCGAGGAGGCCGGCGGCATGCTCCTGCGCAGCGAGTTCTATTTCAGCCTGCTGGCCTGGAGCCTGCTTCTCATCTTCTTTTTTTTGTGGTGGCGGCTGCGCATGGACTTTCTGGGCCTTCTGACCTCGCCGCTGGCCCTGATCCTTTTTTTGTCCTCCCAGGCCGTGGGCGGGGCGCGTCCCCTGCCGGAGACCCTGTCGGGGCTTTTTTTCGGACTGCACATCGGGTCGCTTTTTCTGGCCATAAGCCTTCTGGCCATGGCCTGCGCCACGGGCACGGGCTATCTGTACCTGGAGCGCAAGATCAAGACCAAGGAGAAGCTTACCGGCTTCGCCAGGGCGATGCCGTCGCTGTCGACCTTTGACCGGGCCAACCAGTGGGCCGTGACCGGAGGGTTCCCCCTGTACACCCTCGGGCTGGTTTCCGGGTTTTTGTGGGCGAAACTGACCTGGCACAGCATCTTTTCCTGGGACCCGAAAGAGGTGGTGGCCATCTTCATCTGGCTTTTGTTCGCCTTTTTGTTCCACCAGCGCCTGTTCATGGGCTGGCGCGGCAGAAAGACCGCCTGGCTGGCCATCTGGGTCTTTTCCTTAAGCATCGTGTCCATGCTGGTGATCAACTTTTTCATGCCCACACACCACAGCTTCGCGTCGTAA
- a CDS encoding adenylate kinase, whose translation MNILTFGPNGSGKGTQGSLVKKKYNLAHIESGAIFREHIGGGTELGMKAKAYIDKGELVPDDITIPMILSTLKEKGKDGWLLDGFPRNIVQAQKLWEALQAAGMKIDYVIEILLPRQIAKNRIMGRRLCANDPNHPNNIFIDAIKPNGDVCRVCGGALKSRSDDQDEEAINKRHDIYYDTTTGTLAAAYFYKNLAAKGATKYIELNGEGSIDSIKETLLAQLA comes from the coding sequence GTGAATATCCTGACCTTCGGCCCCAACGGCAGCGGCAAGGGAACCCAGGGTTCCCTGGTGAAAAAGAAATACAATCTGGCCCACATCGAGTCCGGCGCGATCTTCCGCGAGCATATCGGCGGAGGCACCGAACTGGGCATGAAGGCCAAGGCCTATATCGACAAGGGTGAACTGGTCCCCGACGACATCACCATTCCCATGATTTTATCCACGCTGAAGGAAAAGGGCAAGGACGGCTGGCTGCTCGACGGCTTTCCGCGCAACATCGTCCAGGCCCAGAAGCTGTGGGAGGCCCTGCAGGCCGCCGGCATGAAGATCGACTACGTCATCGAGATCCTTCTGCCCCGCCAGATCGCCAAGAACCGCATCATGGGCCGCCGCCTGTGCGCCAATGACCCCAACCACCCCAATAACATCTTCATCGACGCCATCAAGCCCAACGGCGACGTCTGCCGGGTGTGTGGCGGGGCGCTCAAGTCCCGTTCCGACGACCAGGACGAGGAGGCCATCAACAAGCGCCACGACATCTACTACGACACCACCACCGGCACCCTGGCCGCCGCCTATTTCTACAAGAACCTGGCCGCCAAGGGCGCGACCAAATACATCGAACTCAACGGCGAAGGCAGCATCGATTCCATCAAGGAAACCCTTCTGGCGCAGCTTGCCTAG
- a CDS encoding N-acetylmuramoyl-L-alanine amidase translates to MTERAKPDQGRGMPRSSGMGRRRALACLAAMGAACVFSPLSLVLAAEDPLVASQDLLNAGKITEAVAQLSRIIAADPRNERALILLGRAYARSDRPAEALAAFRMALRINPADTHTRMLADILAQNPLPEHPAHGHAGPGEKGGRRAVSKLEKLAEAERAAFVSGKGWGPRGERPFRLVLDAGHGGPEMGGIGASGLREKDVALELALETARRIQAQGPEVAVFLTRLSDIPLSEAARAACADLYGADLFVSLHAPRVDDAGVSGLYFFTPAAKNGRDGGDSRARDAARATAAFENRSSRGGAGFPLAGESGIEQGLVRAGVSGRLRARSQDYAALLHEKMGSGPFPGRGGIGSAAVSLLSRVTVPVVFVAVGFVSNKEDEAVLADGVRRLEVARTLAEALGEAARKGALAG, encoded by the coding sequence ATGACTGAGAGGGCAAAACCCGACCAGGGCAGAGGGATGCCGCGTTCTTCCGGCATGGGCCGTCGACGGGCCCTGGCCTGCCTGGCCGCCATGGGGGCCGCTTGCGTTTTTTCCCCCCTGTCCCTGGTCCTGGCCGCCGAGGACCCCCTGGTCGCCTCCCAGGACCTCCTGAACGCGGGGAAGATCACCGAGGCCGTGGCCCAGTTGTCGCGGATCATCGCCGCCGATCCCAGGAACGAACGGGCCCTGATCCTCCTTGGCCGGGCCTATGCCCGTTCCGATCGACCGGCCGAGGCGCTTGCGGCCTTTCGCATGGCCCTGCGCATCAACCCGGCCGACACCCACACCCGCATGCTGGCGGACATCCTGGCCCAAAACCCCTTGCCGGAGCATCCTGCCCATGGCCACGCAGGTCCGGGCGAAAAGGGCGGCAGGCGGGCCGTGTCCAAACTGGAAAAGCTGGCCGAGGCCGAGCGTGCGGCCTTCGTTTCCGGAAAGGGGTGGGGGCCTCGGGGCGAAAGACCGTTTCGGCTGGTCCTTGACGCCGGGCATGGCGGACCGGAAATGGGCGGGATCGGGGCCTCGGGGCTTCGGGAAAAGGACGTGGCCCTGGAACTGGCCCTGGAGACGGCCAGACGAATCCAGGCCCAAGGCCCGGAGGTGGCCGTCTTTCTCACGCGACTGTCGGACATTCCCCTGTCCGAGGCGGCCCGGGCGGCCTGCGCCGATCTGTACGGCGCGGACCTGTTTGTCTCCCTGCATGCGCCCCGGGTGGACGATGCCGGGGTCTCGGGACTGTATTTCTTCACCCCCGCGGCCAAGAACGGGCGGGACGGGGGAGACTCGCGGGCCAGGGACGCGGCCCGGGCCACGGCGGCCTTCGAGAACCGGTCATCCAGGGGGGGGGCGGGCTTTCCCCTGGCCGGAGAGTCCGGAATCGAACAGGGGCTGGTGCGGGCCGGCGTATCGGGCCGCCTGCGGGCGCGAAGCCAAGACTATGCGGCGCTTTTGCATGAAAAGATGGGAAGCGGGCCCTTTCCCGGCCGGGGCGGGATCGGATCGGCGGCGGTGTCCCTTCTGTCCCGCGTGACCGTGCCGGTGGTCTTCGTGGCCGTGGGGTTTGTATCCAACAAGGAGGACGAGGCCGTGTTGGCGGACGGCGTACGCCGCCTGGAGGTGGCCAGGACCCTGGCCGAGGCCCTTGGCGAAGCCGCCCGGAAGGGGGCGCTGGCGGGATAG
- the rsmD gene encoding 16S rRNA (guanine(966)-N(2))-methyltransferase RsmD: protein MRLTGGTFKGRELKTAEAKGCRPATGRVRESLFSILGSLGVDWPSCRVLDLFAGTGSVGFETLSRGAAEVTFVEKNPRLAALLRENLSRLDVAPDRARVFVADVLQFVSKKGGRPFDVVFADPPYGQNLLPPALRKLLACGRLAPGGLVVAEVEAGLDVDRELVLPGLACVTSRLFGQTRIVIWQTRTDAWPSTPEPSIP from the coding sequence ATGCGGCTGACAGGCGGGACATTCAAGGGCCGGGAGCTCAAGACGGCCGAGGCCAAGGGCTGCCGTCCGGCCACGGGCCGGGTGCGCGAGTCCCTGTTCTCCATTCTGGGGTCTCTTGGCGTGGACTGGCCGAGCTGCCGGGTCCTGGACCTCTTCGCCGGCACGGGAAGCGTGGGCTTCGAGACCCTGAGCCGGGGCGCGGCCGAGGTGACCTTCGTGGAAAAAAATCCCCGGCTGGCGGCCCTGTTGCGGGAAAACCTGTCCAGACTCGACGTTGCGCCGGACCGGGCCAGGGTGTTTGTGGCCGACGTGCTCCAGTTTGTGTCGAAAAAGGGCGGGCGGCCCTTCGACGTGGTGTTCGCCGATCCGCCCTATGGGCAAAACCTGTTGCCGCCGGCCCTGCGGAAGCTTTTGGCCTGCGGGAGGCTGGCCCCGGGCGGGCTGGTGGTGGCCGAGGTCGAGGCCGGACTCGACGTGGACCGGGAGCTGGTCCTCCCCGGCCTTGCCTGTGTAACGAGCCGTCTTTTCGGCCAAACCAGGATAGTGATATGGCAAACCCGAACGGATGCGTGGCCATCTACCCCGGAACCTTCGATCCCCTGA
- a CDS encoding CDP-alcohol phosphatidyltransferase family protein translates to MRLSDRNWTIPNLLTIFRVLLTPVFVVLFMQERLYSALLTFGAAGLTDALDGTIARILHQRSRLGAMLDPLADKTLLVTSFICLAIKGWIPGWLAVVVVSRDVIIVGGLAVLSFSGVEIKERIHPILISKINTMAQMLLILAVLGGRAFFADQETMTLPLVTNGLVAVVAVLSVVSGVFYILEWFGLFPNDGKNGNSNHHRQ, encoded by the coding sequence ATGCGCCTGAGTGACCGAAACTGGACCATCCCCAATCTGCTGACCATCTTCAGGGTGCTTTTGACCCCGGTGTTTGTCGTTTTGTTCATGCAGGAGCGTCTGTATTCGGCCCTCTTGACCTTCGGCGCGGCCGGCCTCACCGACGCCCTGGACGGGACCATCGCCCGCATCCTGCACCAACGCTCCCGGCTTGGGGCCATGCTCGACCCCCTGGCGGACAAGACGCTTCTGGTCACCTCGTTCATCTGTCTGGCCATCAAGGGCTGGATTCCCGGGTGGCTGGCCGTGGTGGTGGTCAGTCGGGACGTGATCATCGTGGGCGGGCTTGCGGTCCTGTCGTTCTCCGGGGTGGAGATCAAGGAACGCATCCATCCCATCCTGATAAGCAAGATCAACACCATGGCCCAGATGCTGCTCATTCTGGCCGTGCTCGGGGGGCGGGCCTTTTTCGCGGACCAGGAGACGATGACGTTGCCCCTGGTGACGAACGGCCTGGTGGCTGTCGTGGCGGTTTTGAGCGTGGTGTCCGGGGTGTTTTACATTCTTGAATGGTTTGGCCTGTTTCCAAACGACGGGAAAAACGGAAACTCCAACCATCACAGACAATAG